ctaatccaattccacgagcatcacattcaagctcaaaactcttattaaaatcaggaagttggagtaaaggaacatgtgtcaacttatctttcaataccgtgaaggcttcttcctgtgcggtaccccaaacaaaaggcacatccttcactacaagaaatatgtcaacttgtgaccagcactattggtcactgaatggtcactgttttcaatttgtgacctttttgtgaccaaaaacataaggtcaaaagctggcagtcgtaaactgactatagcgacctttcttatGGAATGGTCATATACGTTTATGAcaaaaatacgtctactgtggcgttttggtcactagcaacctccccaggccacgtaggcatccagcgtggcaatctaatgtggcacaagattcagcccggtccaattaggtgtctatatgggccgagcccattaattcagcccactTATATTTTTTCCCGATAATTTTTAATAGCTACATGGGCCTAGCaagcaattcggcctttttatttttTCGGTCGTGGCCTTTTTGGCTCAACAATTACTTTTTTTAAGACAGATCCAATAGTCAAATGGGTCCTAATTGAGTGGGTCCCAATGGTCAGGGTCAGATTCTTCAGATTTCAATTTTCtattaaataaaaacaaatatttaaatcaGAACAGATTGAAAAGAGAAGTAATACTTCAAACAGATCAAACAACCAAATTTGGTACATTACAATCAAACATAGTTCACACCACGTTTATAATCGAACATACTTCACATCAGGTTTATAGCCACCAAGAACACAACTAAATTGAGTGTTTCAACTAAATATCTATAAAAGTATAACTAGCTCCAATGAGCTAGAACTAAATGCTTCTTCACTTCTTCATCCTAGAGCTTGCGACGAAACATGAACGAACGCCAACATCTACATGTTATAGAACAAAAAAATGGTTAGGGACAAAATAAAAGCAAGCAATGAAACAAAACAGGACTGCACCATATCACAGGAAGTTCCATATGAGCTAGAATATGGCCAACTGCATTATGCACTGCTCATACATGGATATATGCCTACTAATATTAACATACTGATCTAATACAGAGCATAGGCATCATGCATACCCTAAGCATATACAAACAGAAGGTATTCAAGATGATGTGCTGCATATGCAAAATAAATCAAGAAACTACAACAGGGAACAGGAAACAGAGCCTCAAAGTGTTCACTTGTCATGTTTTGTCCGCCATTTTGAGATCGACACGCACCAAGCAAACAAACATGATTGCTTTATTCCTTTTGGATTAAAACAGGAATATGGTGTTCCACCTTATACTACAACATCATCAGGATTAAAACAACAAATTTATAGTCAGAGTGCTGGATGAGACAAATATCAATTGAAACCAACTAGAACAGGTGAGCCAGGGATAAGTAGCGGCAGGAAAATAATGGTACATTCACAACTTAAGTTCAGGAAAATATCACCACATGTATCAGTATACATGCAGGAATAGTATCATTGAGTACAGTAAAACAACAACTTGACCCATATAAGTCACAActctaaagaaagaaagaaagaacaagTTTAGCTAGCTATGTATTCCTAGTTGAGAGCTAAGCAATTTGTTTGTTTATGCTGTAACTGACAGACCTAGTACAAGAAACAAGCAAAGTGAAACAGTATTGACCAATTCAATGGCAATACAAGCTAAGCAACTTAGCTAGTAGGTGACCATCCAATCCATGATGCAGCAGCAAGTGCAAATATGATATGATGTGAAGAAGAAGCTAGCTGGAGAGGTTGGGGATGAAACCAAAATTACAAACCATTGTCGGACCTCGCATCACCACTATTTTATCGTTTTATAAGCAACCGGAAACTATGCAGAGAGCAGACTGGACAGTAAAAGAATTATCAAGCAGAGCAAAACAGCAGCGTGGCCATCAACTCATAGCCCTGAAGAAAGAAAGAACCAATAGGGTCAGCTACTTATTTATTCAGAATTGAGAGTTGAGCAATCATCAGAAAACTAAAGATATTGCTTAGCTAACTAAATAACACATCATTCAGTCACAAGGTATAATTCTGACTATAATATAAGCAAAGAACTAAAGACACTACGTACTTAGAACTCAATTAAAACTGAGAATGGTTTATGAAAACAATCTGATTTTATTTGTTTACATTAGTAAAAACAAGTCTATCAGGTAAGATCAAGAACACTAATACTAACACAGACATATCTTCCTTTATGTGAACAAGTGTGCTTCCTTCATTAATTAGTAgtaattgttccatgctaatacAAGCACACGCCCTGGCCTATCGAAGTCTGAATCTAATTAAATTGCACCATGGACGTGTCATATCACCAAGGCAAGTACTAGTAAATCTTTGCACCATTTTTCAGATAGATAAAAATGTAGTTGTACTCATCCTAACTAGCATTGTGTAGGAGCGCTAGAAGTAAGGCGGTTTTCAGTATAATACATGGTGTGTCAACAAAATTCCAAATTTCTATTCTGTtatttccaagtaccaaacgcaagctACAGAACGAATCACATAACTGCTATAGTGATTCTATCCAGATTCTGAAACcaagtataaatggatcttcaatagccATTATTTAAACTGATCAGAATTGCAAAATGCCACCATCAGATCAGAACTCACGTAAACCTACAGACCAGGAAAATGCATCACAAGTTGTATGCTCACCTTGTCACTTAAACCTACAGACCAGATCAGCACGGCAGCGGTTGCTCATCCGCCATGCCTTTGAAGACGAGGAACCTGAGCAACTCGAACTTGAAGTATATGAAGCTCCCCTTGCTGTGCGTGAAGTAGCAGCCGAAGCTGCAGCCCACCACGCACTGCCACCCCGGGCCATGGATCATGTCGGACTCCTGCAGTGCAGCCGTCCAAATCATATCCAATCATTCGGCAGCACTTGCGCAGCTAACTGCTGATTTATGTTCAAGTACATCGTTCTTTCTCTTGCAAGACTGTCTCTAGCTTATTACTTGCAGATTCAGAGGCTATAGATTTGGGGGCGGTATTGGCAAGTTTCTCACCTTCTTGATGTGCGCCGTGATGCTCCAGCAGTCGAGGACGTCGAAGCGGTCGAGCGCCCTGGACGCCGCCGACATGGCCTGCAGCTGCATCTTGGCCGGCATGTCGGTGTCCTCCACCGTTGCCTTCCCTTCCAGCATCCTGCTCGCTCGAGTGGACGAACAGCCGCGCACATGGACCGGAGGTTGGGGGAACAGCCGCTACAAGCACAGAGAGTGAGAGAGGGGGGATAGAGGCGAACCACCACCGTACCAAATCAAGAAAAAAAACTGAAATCTGAGAGGGGAGATGGGTCGGACCTTGAGGAGCAAAGGGAGATTTGGGAGATCGTGATGGATTTGGGAGGGGGAGACCATCCTGGTCGCCATGGGATGGCTCGCCGGAGAGGAGATCGCTGCTGCCGGCGCGCATCCTTGTAGGTTGACGAAGAACCAGTCGTCCTCGAGCAGATCAAGGCCATCCCAGAGATGGATCGGCGCTTGAGGGCTCAGGATTCACCGGAGCAGCGCGGGATCGAGTTGGAGGcgaccgaaaccctagccaccacgGGCTAGGGATTCGGGCTCCCCCTGCCATGGCCATGGTCGCGGGATAGGAGTTGGGCTTGAGCTGGGTTGGATTTGGAGGCCGCCGGCGGGGCTGGTTGAGAGGAGGTCGCCACCGGCAGGTGGGATCGGGGGAGAGGATTGGATCGAATCGTTGGAGGTGCGGCGTCGCGATAGAGTAGACTTggaaggggagaggaggagaagggagtGAGGAAAGAAAGAAGgcggggggtggatggaaaatgacCTAGGGTTTCAGAGTTAGTGTAGAAGGGTTGAGGACGGCCGTTGGATCCGCGAGCATCCGACGGCGTATGATGCACGATCCGCGTGAGAGgtccacggaccaatcagaatgcagtatGATGTTGTCACCATCTAAATAGGTCATAGTTGCCTAAAAATAATGCATTTAAATCATGTCAGCTATTTTATGACTTGagaaattcaaaaataaaatggaaaaccttctcattgtgtcaccaaaacgtgaacaagttttcataaaaaaTAACAAACATGAAAGAAGATAAATATATTTAAAAAGGTGTAGTGAGACATGAGTTTTTTTGGCAAAAAagacattttccatttttcgaatccctgaaatgagtttttttgtgaaggacctataataaaTTTGTTGACaaattggatcaaatcaattttttaaaatattaggccatatttaatgcacaattgatcaaatggttgggtgtaaaaagtcttgatccacctctcgtgaaaaagacaaatttccgctgattcagctggaagcgggtcaaatttgaactatagctaccttgtagtttgatctttattttttccaaaaatcatttctaggtacataagtatctatttaattagagaaacaccaaaaaaattccaagattcaaccactagctaggaacgatcattcccgccgttttgactgcattttgaaacgggcataaaaattcaaaaaaaaacaaaaaattgggaaaccttcgcattgtgtcattatatgtggccaagttccagcaaaaataataaaattgtaatacggcaattattttaaaaaagtgttctcaggaaCAAGCtgtcatgtgtggagatcaatggctttcaagccaaatgattaatcttatggccacattcatggcatagtttgttcaaatgatctcatattgtgcacaagggtgcatattggaatggcaaacaatgttgcctaaggaagttttcattttcgttggacgaaaaaaccattttccatttttcgagtgtccaaaaggaggtttttttgtgaaggacctcccaaataattgttgcataattggaccaaatcatttttctaaaatactaggccatatttaatgcataattaaccaaatggttgggtgtaaaaagttttgatccacctctcgtgaaaaagacaaatttccgccgattcagctggaagcgggtcaaatttgaacattagctaccttgtagtttgctccttattttttttccaaaaatcatttctaggtacataagtatctatttaatcagataaacaccaaaaaaaatccaagattcaaccactagctaggaacgatcattcccgccgttttgaccgcattttgaaacggacataaacaattaaaaaaacaaaaaattgggaaccttcgcattgtgtcattatatgtggccaagttcccaggaaaaataataaacttttaatacgacaattatttaaaaaaaatgttctcagacacgagctatcatgtgtggagatcagtggctttcaagccaaatgatcaatcttatgaccacattcatggcatagtttgttaaaatgatctcatattgtgcacaagggtgcatataggaatggcaaacaatgttgcctaaggaagttttcattttctttggacgaaaaaaccattttccatttttcaagtgcccaaaaggaggtttttttgtgaaggacctccaaaataattgttgcaaaattggaccaaatcatttttctaaaatactaggccatatttaatgcacaattgacaaaatggttgggtgtaaaaagttttgatccacctctcatgaaaaagacaaatttccaccgattcagatggaagcgggtcaaatttgaactgcaactgcctcatagtttgctatttattttttccaaaaatcatttctagttacataagtacctatttaatcataaatacatggtttggtggtgatacgtcgaggtttggacgctggccgagggctccaactctagagcgcgtaaactcgcatgctcgccgtgtggtcaccgcgtgaccgtggtgttgctatgtgttctgggcggcctagtcatgtctagtgggttgggcactccctaggtaggtgctaggaagaaaattacaacataagattctcacgaggagaccgatcgatgctcaaacatgaattagcagccaagtgtttgattagcggtacaggaaatttacatggctaatgggcgtgtgttttggctgaggatgatcagttactaagaagaccgtcttcacaaattttcagctcaaaaggaggagcctaggtggtacttgctttgcaaagtaccacactagacaaaaatatgaatgttgaagctgggctcaaaataatgaatggaatgagctgaaatttggtggaggatggttatttgggcataggaaagcatctgtcgaaaattgataccatttagacatgccaaagtagtacttctttcacaatgctcttctatggacaaaaacttgggaaaactagtgagagagattggttGAATGAAATGAGgtaaaaattggtgtaggtaagttacataggtatggtcatgcgctggtaaattttcagatcatttgggtaagcctagcttgtacttacttcacaaagcttctctcgaggtagaaactttggaaatttcctgagaaagatttactaggaaaattgagctgaatattatcatgtggcaatgatttgggtatggaagagtgcctgaaaagtttgagggtaataggaggggtctatataacactttctttgcaacgtgccaatttggccataaaatataaattgaacctgggctcacatagatgatttgactgagctgcaatttggaggagggtgataatttgggcatatgaaggaactgtataaatttcatgtcatttcgagatataaaaaaggtacttccttcacaatgcttctaggtggacaaaaactttggaaatttgccgaggaagatttgctaggcaaatggagctgaattttgtcatgcggtaatgatttggataggaaagagtgcccaaaaattccgagggcaatcaagaatatataaatagcacttccttcattaagtgttgttgtgaacagaataggaaaatgaatattgttgaattagttttgaactaggcaaggaaggatttttacatatttgatgaatatatgacccaaagaatttatgagattttttgggaattttgggaatgacagaaatataggttgcttcacaacctagggaaaaaactgccacatggacatgacacataggcagaactgatgaggtggcgcctagtcatagcaacccaccacaatttacaaggttatgaccatctatattggtcatgatcagctagaaataaggtagCAGACCAGTTTTATCtcctttatgaccatttcgtgtaaggaaattacgacctttctgaccaaaatgtttgttatagtttagggtttggagccccccgaacaacttttgaccaattggtctgaaatggtcatagatctatgaccaattctttcagggtcactaacagaaggtcactagttgacatatttcttgtagtgcttctttgtaagctcgttgagaggtgcaaaaatggtgctgaaatctctcacaaaacgcctatagaaaccagtgaggccaaggaaactcctcacttgtgtgaccgttttgggctgcggccaactctcaataccttcaatcttggctttatcaacatcaattccctatggagtaacaacagagccaagaaaagatactcagtcgatgcaaaaggtgcactttccaaggttaccaaacaaacatgcatcatgtagagtaataaaaacaacacgtaaatgttccaaatgttcctccaaagatttactataaatcagtatatcatcaaaatagactatcacaaatcgtccaatgaaagcacgtaaaacttcgttcattaagctcatgaaagtactaggtgcattagttaacccaaaaggcatgaataaccactcatataaaccaaactaagttttaaatgcagttttccattcatctcccaatttcatacgaatttgatggtatgcactatgcaaatcaactttggagaatatttagattcactcaattcatcaagcatatcatctagcctacgaataggatgatgataatgaatagtaatattattaatacctctacaatcaacacacatacatgacgtaccatcctttttaggcactagtataatcgGAACAGCATAAGGAataagagattcacgtatataacctttgtcgagcagctcctgtacttgatgcataatctcctccatctcctctggattggtatagtatggtgcacggttgggttgcgatgcaccgggaattaagtcaatttgatggtcaatccctcgaataggtggtaatcccggtggcacgtcttgtggaaacacgtcagcgaactcctgcaaaatgtgagtgacagcagggggcaaagaggaaggcacgtcctcgaatgaaaataatgcatctttgcacacaaaagcatagcaaacagatttgctgaaatctagctcatcaatatcagattttgtggcaagtaaacatgcacttttcaatttaatttcagaagcaacaataGATGGTTTagtattaggcttcatttgttgctcaaattctttggccacaatctgattttcactcttttttcctcctgttttgctttattagctctattaatatcatctttcaaaatggaatcaggagtcataggaagcaaagtaatatggctatccttatgaacaagaatatactgattatttctaccatggtgtatagaatttttatcaaattgccatggtctaccaagtaataaggaacatgcttgcatgggtaccacatcagagtcaacataatcagcatatgtagtgatactaaaatgcacacgaacaatatgtgttaccttaaccttgccgctgttgttgaaccattggatgtagtaaggatgtggatgtggtcttgtggtgagagatagcttctccaccatctccatgctagccaagttgttgcaactccctccatctatgatgatgcgaacagaacgttccttcacaaccccctttgtatggaacaaattatacctctgattttgctcagcttgtgtgacctgcacactcaaaacacgttgagcaactaaacattcatacttgtcagcatcttcaacagccatgtattgcgtctcatgatcagaatcatctccagcgtgttcttcatgtgtaataagagccaaagtctcctcatcatagtcactagcggactcatacccaccatcctcagtagcaatcattacacgctgagatttgcattctcttgcaaaatgtcctcttcccttacaacgacgacaaataatatcacttgtgtgccctgttgatgccatggaagaagaagagctctgtgcaggcccgacaggtgtgctcttggcagatagtggtggttgtgcctgctttcttgtatcacggctggaggtggcacctgatagAGGTGTTGGTGCAGTGGGAGTAGAGGATGTACGTGgtatccatgatgaagatcgacctgcagaaaagttagttcgcgccaatgcttgtcgatcctgcacttcacgttcagatttacaagcaagatggaataaacgagtgatattattatactccttatactctagaatggtctgaatctctctatttcatccacccataaaacgtgcaagcatagcttcattctcctcaacaataccacatctaatcatgtcagtttttaattcctgataatattgttctacagaattttttccttgtcttaaacgctgcaatttttgaagtaattcacattgataatatggtggaacccaaccagtacgcatagcagttttcaaagcagcccaagtagctggaaaaggatataatctacaatgttcagaccaccaaacacatgcaaagctagtgaaagcacaaacagcagcaggaacacgtctctcctcaggatattgtaaacatgtaaatcgttgtttagtttctaactcccaagtaagatatatatcaggaacatatctatcctcaaatggtggaatattcaatttcagtttagggagatggtcatgatctcgtacctaagGGGGAGCCCTActattgccattatttgcatgtggacgacctagtggttgtggtgctggtggttgcatgtagttctgattttgatcaacctcatcctcgcaATCTCCCACAAGCAAATCATcgtcctccacatcagcagcaggagccacagaagaatCAACAGCAACACCAATAGTTTGGCCAggcgcaagagggacacggctcgctcggcggagggctatttcgcgacgtggaggtagtcgttgttgttgttgttgttgttgttgttgttgttgttgttgttgttgtt
The window above is part of the Triticum aestivum cultivar Chinese Spring chromosome 2A, IWGSC CS RefSeq v2.1, whole genome shotgun sequence genome. Proteins encoded here:
- the LOC123185268 gene encoding dynein light chain LC6, flagellar outer arm-like — protein: MLEGKATVEDTDMPAKMQLQAMSAASRALDRFDVLDCWSITAHIKKESDMIHGPGWQCVVGCSFGCYFTHSKGSFIYFKFELLRFLVFKGMADEQPLPC